The Plasmodium brasilianum strain Bolivian I chromosome 14, whole genome shotgun sequence genome contains a region encoding:
- a CDS encoding translation initiation factor eIF-2B subunit beta → MDLQIKNNVYEEVIKIKNSANSNYDLNDVTSKNINVKINTSYNSKNECKNTDETILHKNVDDTTVNKNSAKKKDINYPSEINNNSKEIRTNNDIDNYYEQSNINKEQNVKTNVEDVHRTTNKPYVKIETIYNNVEDNNNNNNNNKHRCSSNSKQKRDEKKLFPIEGNLTTDTKEYLKSSGCNDNESNKEEIIFEKKKKKSEKLKKERQKEIIVAYWLKGIVNILNAGFKNGDIKGSNLIGKKIAEVLKKVVEISNWNSVHDLIEIIKFLGKEIIKDNKMFFIIPNIIRRVLAIIRTEHFKQLYLYNNNYIDTLNKNNNVIIDDLTSKSVNNSFLYEREIINFENSISFYFENKSKQNTYKIPATNTLKHSIIEGITELIAEIDTSWEEAEQRTSYDLFMENDVILTMGYSVGVEKFLKTINKKKDGISVIVVGGDINRNGFRMAQLLSEDGVDTTYIPDSAVFAVIPKVTKVVLGSVAVSSSGGAITKIGGYNIACSAQFNSKPVTIVLPLFKLIYDPLYDPLRQNELQPGPSMIYNGAENVFVRIPKYDYIPEHLITLYITEMGPVDSFQLYNITKKIYHPDDLDLSFD, encoded by the coding sequence ATGGATTTGCAAatcaaaaataatgtttatgAAGAAgttataaagataaaaaatagcGCAAATTCAAACTATGATTTAAATGATGTCACAAGTAAAAACATAAACGTCAAAATTAACACCAgttataatagtaaaaacGAATGTAAGAACACAGATGAAacaattttacataaaaatgtagaCGATACTACGGTAAATAAAAACagcgcaaaaaaaaaggatataaatTACCCTtcagaaataaataataatagtaaagaAATTCGTACGAATAACGATAttgataattattatgaacaatcaaatattaataaagaacaaaatgTGAAAACGAATGTAGAAGACGTGCATAGAACCACGAATAAACCCtatgtaaaaattgaaaccatatataataacgtagaagataataataataataataataataataaacacCGCTGTAGTAGTAATTCAAAGCAAAAGagagatgaaaaaaaattgttccCTATAGAAGGTAACCTAACGACAGATACGAAGGAATATTTAAAGAGCAGCGGATGTAATGATAATGAAAGCAATAAGGAGGAAATAAtatttgagaaaaaaaaaaaaaaaagtgaaaaattaaagaaagaaagacaaaaagaaataattgtTGCGTACTGGTTAAAGGGTATTGTAAATATACTAAACGCAGGATTTAAAAATGGAGATATTAAAGGAAGTAATTTAATAGGAAAAAAGATTGCGGAAGTTCTTAAAAAAGTGGTAGAGATATCAAATTGGAATAGTGTGCATGATTtaattgaaataataaaatttttaggaaaagaaattattaaagataataaaatgttttttattataccgAATATTATAAGAAGAGTATTAGCTATAATACGAACAGAACATTTCAAACAAttgtatttgtataataataattatatagatacattaaataaaaataataatgtaataattgATGACTTGACAAGTAAAAGTGTAAATAATAGTTTCTTATATGAACgagaaattataaattttgaaaactctatttccttttattttgaaaacaaATCAAAACAGAACACTTATAAAATACCAGCAACAAATACATTGAAACATTCTATTATAGAAGGAATAACCGAATTAATTGCAGAAATTGACACATCATGGGAAGAGGCTGAACAAAGAACTTCATATGACTTGTTCATGGAAAATGATGTTATTTTAACTATGGGATATTCTGTAGGTGTtgagaaatttttaaaaacaattaataaaaaaaaagacggAATATCAGTTATAGTTGTTGGTGGAGATATAAATAGAAATGGTTTTCGTATGGCACAGTTACTAAGTGAAGATGGAGTAGATACAACATATATACCCGACTCTGCTGTTTTTGCAGTTATACCAAAAGTAACAAAAGTTGTTTTAGGCTCAGTAGCTGTTTCATCATCTGGTGGTGCAATAACAAAAATTGGTGGGTACAATATTGCATGTTCGGCTCAATTTAATTCCAAACCTGTGACAATTGTATTaccattatttaaattaatctATGATCCTTTATATGACCCATTAAGGCAAAATGAATTGCAACCAGGTCCATCTATGATTTATAATGGTGCGGAAAATGTATTCGTTCGAATCCCTAAATATGATTACATTCCTGAACATTTAATAACATTATACATAACTGAAATGGGACCCGTTGACTCTTTTCAGTTATACAatatcacaaaaaaaatatatcaccCAGATGATTTAGATTTGAGTTTTGATTAA
- a CDS encoding transcription initiation factor IIA subunit 2, translated as MEDGSFDEKFANSILLESLKEALKQMIDEFYVEKEIGIKIYKEACMNMKKEILENSSQLSDVNIGGQLKSYYCRNDVWTFFFKNSLFKITKNKKPKNTSKDYKNYQPLNLRVYKNFYDKKEKFLKDCIDNNNVKFFKNFGKLYARIVHNENNENDTDDTFFYYDGLIKILCVEDSLI; from the exons atggaagaTGGAAGTTTTGATGAAAAATTTGCGAATTCTATTTTGCTAGAATCGTTGAAGGAAGCGCTTAAACAAATGATAGATGAGTTTTACGTAGAAAAGGAAATTGgcattaaaatttataaagaaGCCTGTATG aatatgaaaaaagaaatactgGAGAATTCAAGTCAACTATCAGATGTGAATATTGGTGGGCAGTTAAAAAGTTATTACTGCAGAAATGATGTTtggacttttttttttaaaaattctctttttaaaattactaagaataaaaaaccaaaaaataCGTCAAAGGATTATAAGAACTATCAACCACTGAATTTAAGAGTGTACAAgaatttttatgataaaaaggAGAAGTTCTTAAAAGATTGTATAGACAATAATAAtgtgaaattttttaaaaactttgGAAAGCTTTATGCACGTATTGTTCATAATGAAAACAATGAAAATGATACGGATGAcacatttttctattatgatggattaataaaaatattgtgcGTTGAGGATTcgcttatataa
- a CDS encoding DNA repair protein rhp16 → MGDNLDRMFSKKERFFKEIIETNCIFVKSLNHWVGTNYITRLKLKKETFKITPKLLINKTRSKASRCRVCGFSIEKNSLRIGYPTKDPRGNYGYISCWVHLDCCKKILYAILYIKENELYLQNYLNSSEKNFCENSCNNYEQYIYKNIKWEFFFGGFEELSDEEKERLKEIAKPYDVKSGKGRNSFEALINEEKEMFNSNNYMKLEGKVIENKLKIPKELKFELLEYQKEGVSWMINQEYSNIKGGILADEMGMGKTIQAITLILCQKINYLNKGMEKTEDCNGKEIDDVWEQKCQINKKENNDIMKNKYITKDLIKIKEESDNSVIICGSEEDTNCGIKSEIEIVSNSIGKKEIKNKANEVKSQVKIEAIKDRSSDQSSDKIKNKLHGQTLIIAPIAAVMQWKSEIEKFVEGNFLKLYVYHGSSRKISYEELIKYDIVITSYAMVEGNFRKIITKYKVPCEYCGRLYLPRTLVLHKKYFCGPSAVRTEKLKKRKKKNKDTALVAMKKFDDTFVPTPRNTLLQILSEAKGANKNDEELKQPNYRKKKEKNMETKGNKQMEEKNEIIVLSSGESKDDSSSSNKSFFSPLSRKTSSRIIDLCNVGFEKEIIERTVDSIIHKNEGENGGKNKTKSGVKNKRNVNWNMVIKDILENNLYNIDMNEKCKNVLAQMYLTNKEIENDELKKLNMGELKVLLIALGKHVFGTKIELINRILVSAKYIRQELEQIQSGENNGDSNKCNEENNEESNDEVPRHVSAKSKLNRKSYASGEVDCGNDYENLGKSSHRNDKVKTEKSNKKKMIKKGKTSYVRRNTIDSQRLKESSKAAKKGIKRRNTCNVGLKQNKKKRKMAMHKGRKGKGKKNSSHSSEDEDNESDRSDTDSDESFRIEYLKGEESEKNIFGDNSFSEENKKETSDSFDSYDSIIVKKSKTKRKGLKTNESHILIESALHQIYWNRIILDEAHRIKNRTTSTTQSIFNLKCSGYRWCLTGTPLQNRIGDLYSLIRFLEFYPYAYYFCSKKDCKCLLLNYEMRDNKYCYVCNHSRINHFNYFNKRILKPIQSFGYNGEGVSSMFYLRNDILDKILLRRTKSERKNDIKLKPLIISIRKDKLSNEEKDFYESLYKQTSTQFDTYVKSNTVLHNYAHIFDLLSRLRQAADHPYLILFGNTFLSDPSGKFIKKNSSIIPAISSDYVCGICLENAPKKSNITTKCNHNFHKTCLKQYIDSFEIENRSSINQNDMEETSDLLKSKTYDFVSNNYENTICSNKDIVFNNNNDESDGKLNKKAKSISVVKFKDKEKSEFINLLNNEENMKDYPLGCPVCYVPLTVDFHLLNEADEHDDEEIIICKEETTYINRSFINRINIQEFQTSTKIEAIFEEVQRVINTTDDKCLIFSQYCSMLDLIEYQLKKNNIICSKLLGYMSMVSRNNILYNFNQDKQLRVLLISLKAGGEGLNLQVANRIFIVDPWWNPAAELQAIQRAHRIGQTKTVYAIRFIIENTVEEKIIQLQDKKQLVFDCTIGDSGNAMQKLTKEDLAFLFHA, encoded by the exons ATGGGGGATAATTTAGATAGGATGTTCTCTAAGAAGGAAcgattttttaaagaaataattgaAACGAACTGCATATTTGTGAAATCGTTAAATCATTGGGTTGGTACGAACTATATAACaagattaaaattaaaaaaggagacttttaaaataacacCGAAATTGTTAATAAACAAAACTCGATCAA aagCTAGCCGATGTCGCGTGTGCGGATTTTCAATCGAAAAAAACAGCTTAAGAATAGGGTATCCAACAAAAGATCCTAGAGGAAATTATGGTTATATAAGTTGTTGGGTTCACCTAGAttgttgtaaaaaaatattgtatgcTATTTTGTATATCAAAGAAAATGAGCTCTATTTACAAAACTATTTAAACAGTTCGGAAAAAAACTTTTGTGAAAATAGttgtaataattatgaacagtacatatataaaaatataaaatgggaatttttttttggaggATTTGAGGAACTGAGTGATGAAGAAAAGGAAAGGTTAAAAGAAATTGCAAAACCATATGATGTAAAAAGTGGTAAGGGAAGAAATAGTTTTGAGGCTTTGATAAATGAAGAGAAAGAAATGTTTAActcaaataattatatgaaattagAAGGAAAAgttattgaaaataaattaaaaattccaAAGGAACTTAAATTTGAATTACTTGAATATCAGAAGGAAGGTGTATCATGGATGATCAATCAAGAATATTCTAATATTAAAGGAGGGATATTAGCAGATGAAATGGGTATGGGAAAAACAATTCAAGCAATAACACTAATATTATGTCaaaagataaattatttaaacaaaGGAATGGAAAAAACAGAGGATTGTAATGGAAAAGAAATAGATGATGTATGGGAACAAAAAtgtcaaataaataaaaaagaaaataatgatataatgaaaaataaatatataacaaaagaTCTAATCAAAATCAAAGAAGAATCAGACAACAGTGTGATCATATGTGGAAGTGAAGAAGATACAAATTGTGGAATAAAAAGCGAAATAGAAATTGTTTCAAATAGTataggaaaaaaggaaattaaaaataaggcTAATGAAGTCAAGAGTCAGGTTAAAATTGAAGCTATAAAAGATAGGAGTAGTGACCAGTCTagtgataaaataaaaaataaattacatggACAGACGTTAATAATAGCACCTATTGCAGCTGTAATGCAATGGAAATctgaaattgaaaaatttgtAGAGggaaactttttaaaattatacgtATATCATGGTAGTTCGAGAAAAATATCGTATGAAGAATTgataaaatatgatattgTTATTACATCATATGCTATGGTAGAAGGGAActttagaaaaataattactaaaTATAAAGTCCCCTGTGAATATTGCGGTAGATTATATTTACCTAGAACTTTGGTTTTACATAAGAAGTATTTTTGTGGACCTAGTGCTGTTAGAacagaaaaattgaaaaaaaggaaaaagaaaaacaaagatACCGCTCTAGTTGCTATGAAGAAATTTGATGATACGTTTGTTCCAACACCCAGAAATACCCTATTACAAATTTTAAGTGAAGCTAAAGGTGCcaataaaaatgatgaagaaCTGAAGCAACCAAactatagaaaaaaaaaagaaaagaatatgGAAACTAAAGGGAATAAGCAAATGGAAGAGAAGAATGAGATTATTGTACTAAGTTCAGGGGAATCAAAGGATGACAGCTCGTCATCGAACAAgtcctttttttctcctttatCTAGAAAAACATCCAGTAGAATTATAGATTTATGTAATGTAGGGTttgaaaaggaaataattGAAAGAACTGTAGATAGTATAATACATAAGAATGAAGGGGAAAAtggaggaaaaaataaaacaaaaagtggagtaaaaaataaaaggaatgtTAATTGGAATATGGTTATAAAAGACATATTAGAGAATAATCTGTACAACATAGATATGAATgagaaatgtaaaaatgttttagCCCAAATGTATTTAACAAATAAGGAAATAGAAAATGAtgaacttaaaaaattaaatatgggCGAACTCAAGGTCCTTTTAATAGCCTTGGGGAAACACGTTTTTGGTACaaaaatagaattaattAATAGAATTTTAGTCTCAGCTAAATACATAAGACAAGAGTTAGAACAGATACAAAGCGGAGAGAATAACGGAGATAGTAACAAATGTAACGAGGAAAATAACGAAGAGAGTAACGACGAAGTGCCAAGGCATGTGTCTGCTAAATCGAAATTAAATCGTAAGAGTTATGCATCCGGTGAAGTTGATTGTGGAAATGATTATGAAAACTTGGGAAAAAGTAGTCATAGGAATGATAAAGTGAAAACAGAAAagagtaataaaaaaaaaatgataaaaaaagggaaaaccAGTTATGTTAGGAGAAACACGATCGATTCCCAACGCCTAAAAGAAAGTAGTAAAGCagcaaaaaaaggaataaaaagaagaaataccTGTAACGTAGGTTTGAAGCAAAACAAGAAGAAGCGAAAAATGGCAATGCACAAAGgcagaaaaggaaaaggaaaaaaaaacagcagCCACTCTAGTGAGGATGAAGACAACGAAAGTGATCGAAGTGACACTGACAGTGATGAATCATTTAGaatagaatatttaaaaggaGAAGAGAGTGAGAAGAATATTTTTGGAGATAACTCCTTCTctgaggaaaataaaaaggaaacgAGTGATTCTTTTGATTCATATGATTCAATTATCGTGAAAAAGagcaaaacaaaaagaaaggGTTTGAAAACGAACGAGTCGCATATTTTAATTGAGAGTGCACTGCATCAGATATATTGGAATAGAATAATATTAGACGAAGCtcatagaataaaaaatagaacgaCATCAACAACTCAatcaatatttaatttaaaatgttcaGGTTATAGGTGGTGTTTAACTGGAACACCATTGCAAAATAGGATTGGAGATTTATATAGTTTAATTCGATTTTTAGAATTCTATCCGtatgcatattatttttgttccaAAAAGGATTGTAAATGTTTATTGCTAAATTATGAAATGAGAGACAACAAATATTGTTATGTTTGTAATCATTCTAGAATAAATCATTTTaactattttaataaaagaattttaaaacCAATACAATCTTTTGGGTATAATGGAGAAGGCGTTTCAagtatgttttatttaagaaatgatattttggataaaatattactaagAAGAACTAAAAGTGAgagaaaaaatgatataaaactAAAGCCATTAATTATTAGTATACGGAAAGACAAATTATCAAACGAAGAAAAGGATTTTTATGAatctttatataaacaaacaTCAACACAATTTGATACATATGTTAAGTCAAACACAGTTCTTCATAATTATGCCCATATTTTTGATTTGTTAAGTAGATTAAGACAAGCAGCTGATCAtccatatttaattttatttggaaatacttttttaagtGATCCATCaggaaaatttataaaaaaaaattcttcaaTTATTCCAGCTATTTCTAGTGATTATGTATGTGGTATATGTTTAGAAAATGCAccgaaaaaaagtaatattacTACAAAGTGTaatcataattttcataaaactTGTTTGAAGCAATATATAGATAGTTTTGAAATAGAGAATAGATCTAGTATTAATCAAAATGATATGGAAGAAACATCGGATTTATTGAAATCCAAAACGTATGATTTTGTAAgcaataattatgaaaacacAATATGTAGTAATAAAGATAttgtatttaataataacaatgatGAGTCGGAtggaaaattaaataagaaagCAAAATCTATTTCAGTAGTTAAGTTTAAAGATAAGGAAAAATCTGAATTCATTAATCTATTAAATAACGAAGAGAATATGAAGGATTATCCTTTAGGTTGCCCAGTATGTTACGTACCATTGACTGTTGattttcatcttttaaaTGAAGCAGATGAACATGATGatgaagaaattattatatgtaaagaagaaacaacatatattaataggAGTTTTATAAATAGAATTAACATTCAAGAATTTCAGACAAGTACGAAAATAGAAGCCATATTTGAAGAAGTTCAAAGAGTTATAAATACTACTGATGACaaatgtttaatattttctcaGTATTGTTCCATGCTGGATTTAATTGAATATCagttaaaaaagaacaacATTATATGTTCCAAATTATTAGGTTACATGTCTATGGTGtcaagaaataatatattgtataattTCAATCAAGATAAGCAACTTAGAGTTCTACTTATCAGTTTGAAAGCAGGTGGAGAAGGTTTAAATTTGCAAGTAGCAAATagaatttttattgttgACCCATGGTGGAATCCAGCAGCAGAATTACAGGCTATTCAAAGGGCACATCGTATTGGTCAAACAAAGACAGTTTATGCTATTCGTTTCATTATAGAAAATACAgtggaagaaaaaattatccaATTACAAGATAAAAAGCAGTTAGTATTTGACTGCACAATTGGGGATTCGGGGAATGCTATGCAGAAGCTAACAAAAGAGGACTTGGCTTTCCTCTTCCATGCATAA
- a CDS encoding HSP20-like chaperone translates to MNTRQIMHIFSYFVKNSIFVRIKTEAPTVRWGQNSNKLTLIVLIPSVLEEVVKFTEKLCFKKDEHQLTTNKKGENFKLNLHLLRPIIPEESTYSSLERGLKLKIRKKTKEPCWKRLTKENRKENFLIKDKNLSDPNDCEEAKDAWLGDYMFYKRKNKPKKTDDPTKKKDVLQNIIESLKDAHPNFSLHEY, encoded by the exons atgaatacgCGGcaaattatgcatatatttagtTATTTTGTGAAAAACTCTATATTTGTAAGAATAAA AACAGAAGCTCCAACTGTTCGATGGGGACAGAATTCAAATAAGTTGACATTAATTGTTTTAATTCCATCAGTTCTGGAGGAAGTAGTGAAATTTACGGAAAAGTTATGCTTTAAAAAAGATGAGCACCAACTTA CCACAAACAAGAAAGGGGAGAACTTTAAACTGAACTTACATTTATTAAGGCCAATAATTCCAGAG gAATCAACTTACTCTTCTTTAGAGAGAGGcttaaaattgaaaattcgCAAAAAGACCAAA GAACCATGCTGGAAACGCttaacaaaagaaaatagaaaagaaaattttttgattaaGGACAAAAATCTTAGTGACCCAAATGA CTGCGAAGAAGCAAAGGATGCTTGGCTAGGggattatat GttttacaaaagaaaaaacaaaccCAAAAAAACAGATGATCcaactaaaaaaaaggatgtaCTGCAG AACATAATTGAAAGTTTGAAAGACGCCCACCCAAATTTTTCCTTGCatgaatattaa